The following is a genomic window from Funiculus sociatus GB2-C1.
CTCAACAAAATATCTTTTTTATCAGCCAATGCGTAGGTAAATCGGCTTGCATGGATGAAAAGCTGCTGCGCTCGATTTTTACTAATCTGCTGTCTAATGCTATCAAGTATTCGCCAGAGGATAGCCATATTTATTTTATCCTCAGTTATGAATCGGGAGAGGCTATTTTTCAGATTCAAGATAAGGGGATTGGGATTTCTCCTGAAGACCAAGAACTGCTCTATCAATCTTTCCACCGGGGCAAAAATGTGGGTGATGTTGCGGGGACAGGGTTAGGCTTAGCTGTTGTCAAAAAGTGTGTAGACTTACACGGTGGTAGCATTGCGCTAGAAAGTAAAGTTGGGCTTGGGACTACGTTTACTGTGGCAATTCCTTGGGATATTAATGTTTCAAAGAATGAGGAGAAAACGCCTAACGACTGAAGTCGCGGCTACACAAACTAAGCCTACCTGCGCGGGCTAATAATAGTTATAAATAAAAAAACGCCTGGCGATTGAAGTCGCGGCTACACAAATTCAGCCCGCCCAGGCGGGCTAGTAATTAATAGTTATCAAGAAAAAAAGCAAAGTTGGCTTAGGTTGGGTGATTGCGTGAAACCCAACCTAAAATTATTTTTAACTTTCACCAGGTTAGGGCGATCGCATAATCGGCGGCTTCCAGTCGGAGTAGTTTGCTATGTGACCCCAGTATGCCATGTAACCAGTAAGCGCCCAGATGAGAGCAGCTATTATCAGTACAGCTGCGCCAATCATTCGCCAGGTGCGATTAGTTTGCAGATAAAGTGATGGTGCAGCGAGGACACCACCTAATCCTGTCAGGATGAAGCCGATACCGGATAGGAGTGGCTGTCGTGTCAAATTCAAGTTGATGATCCGCGCCCCAATTACAATGGCAGCCAAACCAGCGAAGAAGGCGTACATTGCCACTGTTAGTAAGTCCCAACCCTGCGCGATCGCTATTGATGCGGCTACGAATAAAAGCCCGAATAAAACTGATGTCTCACCATAAGCAATGTTGAAACTGCCAGTAACAGGCCATGTAAAAGTCATGTGTAAGCCAGTTACGAGTGCGATCGCGCCCGTCATTCCAAAGCCTGGAATCCACCTTTTCTGATTATCGGCACCAAGTCCCCAATACACGTAGGAAGCTAAGATAAACAGCCCCGCTACCATATTGATCAGCATCAGCGTTATGTAATTGACAAACACGATACTCTAACCCTCCTCTCCCCAAGTTCGTAACTGTAGATAGACTAGCACCAGTGTCACCGCTAGCAGCACTGTCGCGGCGGCGGCGGCATAACCAAAATCAAATTGGGCAAATGCTTGATCGTATATGTAGTACACCAGTAAATTAGTTGAATTTAATGGCCCACCGCCAGTAATCACATAAACTTGCTCGAAACTTCGCAGTGTAAAAATGGCTGTGGTGACTGTGGCAAAGACTAGAGTAGGTCGCAATCCGGGTAAAGTAATATGCCAAAATTGTTGCCAGGAATTTGCTCCATCTAGTTCTGCTGCTTCATAGCGACTGGGGGGAATTGCCTGCAAACCTGCCAGAAACACCACCATATTAAAACCTAGCTGTTTCCAGATACTTAATAATATCAACACTGGCATTGCCCAAATCGTGCTACCTAGCCAGGGAATCGGTTCAATATTGATAGAATTTAGCAGGGCGTTGACTGGCCCTTCGGTTTGGAACAGCCAACGGAAGCCCAAAC
Proteins encoded in this region:
- a CDS encoding DUF981 family protein, which encodes MFVNYITLMLINMVAGLFILASYVYWGLGADNQKRWIPGFGMTGAIALVTGLHMTFTWPVTGSFNIAYGETSVLFGLLFVAASIAIAQGWDLLTVAMYAFFAGLAAIVIGARIINLNLTRQPLLSGIGFILTGLGGVLAAPSLYLQTNRTWRMIGAAVLIIAALIWALTGYMAYWGHIANYSDWKPPIMRSP
- a CDS encoding carbohydrate ABC transporter permease; translation: MKSPHFSQKQLLDNDAIAAWIFLAPALILLGLFLLWPIAYLFYLSFTTGSFTIAGVRFVGLKNYLRLLLTPDFWQVLSNTAYFTIATVIPSLIIPLGLAVLLNRSFALRGILRTAYFIPSITSLVAAGLGFRWLFQTEGPVNALLNSINIEPIPWLGSTIWAMPVLILLSIWKQLGFNMVVFLAGLQAIPPSRYEAAELDGANSWQQFWHITLPGLRPTLVFATVTTAIFTLRSFEQVYVITGGGPLNSTNLLVYYIYDQAFAQFDFGYAAAAATVLLAVTLVLVYLQLRTWGEEG